One window of the Microtus ochrogaster isolate Prairie Vole_2 chromosome 10, MicOch1.0, whole genome shotgun sequence genome contains the following:
- the Rpa2 gene encoding replication protein A 32 kDa subunit: MWNSGFDSFGGSSYGAAGGYTQSPGGFGSPTASQAEKKSRARVQHIVPCTISQLLSATLTDEVFKIGNVEISQVTIVGIIRNAEKAPTNIVYKVDDMTAAPMDVRQWVDTDDASGENTVVPPETYVKVAGHLRSFQNKKSLVAFKIIPLEDMNEFTAHILEVVNAHMVLSKSNNQVSAGRPSISNSGMGEPGNFSGNNFMPANGLTVVQNQVLNLIKACPRPEGLNFQDLRNQLQHMPVASIK; encoded by the exons ATGTGGAATA GCGGCTTCGACAGCTTCGGCGGCTCCAGCTATGGCGCAGCGGGCGGCTACACGCAGTCCCCCGGCGGCTTCGGCTCGCCCACGGCGTCGCAGGCCGAGAAGAAGTCG AGAGCCCGGGTCCAGCACATTGTGCCCTGTACCATATCTCAGCTGCTTTCTGCTACCCTGACTGATGAAGTGTTCAAGATTGGGAATGTGGAGATTTCGCAG GTCACGATTGTGGGAATAATCAGAAACGCAGAGAAGGCTCCCACCAATATAGTTTACAAAGTAGATGACATGACTGCCGCGCCCATGGATGTCCGCCAGTGGGTGGACACAGAT GATGCCAGTGGTGAAAACACTGTGGTTCCTCCAGAAACATACGTGAAGGTGGCTGGCCACCTCAGGTCTTTCCAG AACAAAAAGAGCCTGGTAGCCTTTAAGATCATACCCCTGGAAGACATGAATGAGTTCACTGCACATATTCTGGAGGTGGTCAATGCACATATGGTGCTCAGCAAATCTAACAACCAG GTCTCAGCTGGAAGACCATCTATCAGCAACTCAGGAATGGGTGAGCCAGGAAACTTCAGTGGGAATAACTTCATGCCAGCAAATGGCCTCACTGTGGTCCAAAACCAG GTACTGAATTTGATCAAGGCTTGCCCAAGACCAGAAGGATTGAATTTTCAGGATCTCAGAAATCAGCTCCAGCACATGCCTGTAGCCTCAATCAAGTAA